A single window of Nitrososphaera sp. DNA harbors:
- a CDS encoding DUF72 domain-containing protein, protein MNHHGNPAKAGNRTIVGCSGWNYGDRFERGGWVGTFYPSASTKRLVYYSQHFDTAEFDAIFYEKFYAKMGRGTFEGMATGTPAGFQFSVKVPEIVTHKMRLDIKQGAIQAFGEFLQRIAPLKDSGKIGAILFQLPPSFSVDNFRQVEDFFERLPASDIDLAVEFRHPSWHTEGPWEMLKQYNVAAVAADSPDPALGYLSEPVVTSDHAFIRLHGRNKGFWYNYRYTEQELRPWAQKVLSLADNQEIRIVRVYFNNHYGGAAAENALEFRQMIGESLKPDSLQAMERVRQAFTAAQSQMKLV, encoded by the coding sequence TTGAACCATCACGGCAATCCTGCAAAGGCCGGTAATCGAACTATCGTAGGCTGCTCGGGCTGGAATTACGGCGATCGCTTTGAGAGGGGAGGATGGGTCGGGACGTTTTATCCCAGCGCTTCGACGAAGAGGCTTGTGTACTATTCACAGCATTTTGATACCGCTGAGTTTGACGCGATATTCTACGAGAAATTCTATGCCAAGATGGGAAGAGGGACGTTTGAGGGAATGGCAACTGGAACGCCCGCCGGCTTTCAGTTTTCAGTCAAGGTCCCCGAGATAGTTACGCACAAGATGCGGCTTGACATCAAGCAGGGGGCCATCCAGGCCTTTGGAGAATTTCTCCAGAGAATCGCGCCGCTGAAGGATTCAGGGAAGATTGGCGCCATCCTGTTCCAGCTTCCGCCTAGCTTTTCCGTCGACAACTTTCGCCAGGTTGAAGATTTTTTTGAGAGGCTGCCGGCCTCAGATATTGACCTTGCCGTTGAATTCCGGCACCCCTCTTGGCACACAGAAGGGCCCTGGGAGATGCTAAAGCAATACAATGTTGCAGCTGTAGCGGCAGACTCTCCCGACCCCGCGCTGGGCTACCTGTCAGAGCCCGTGGTTACTTCGGACCACGCGTTTATTCGACTGCACGGAAGAAACAAGGGCTTTTGGTACAACTACAGGTATACGGAGCAAGAGCTCAGGCCTTGGGCGCAAAAAGTGCTGTCGCTCGCTGATAACCAGGAAATCAGAATAGTCAGGGTTTACTTTAACAACCACTACGGAGGAGCCGCTGCAGAGAACGCCCTGGAATTCAGACAAATGATAGGCGAGAGCCTAAAGCCGGATAGCCTGCAGGCAATGGAGCGTGTCAGGCAGGCGTTCACAGCAGCACAAAGCCAGATGAAGCTCGTTTGA
- a CDS encoding cobalamin biosynthesis protein: protein MFVLAGASLFGALGLDWAFGDPPNKFHPVAWIGALVGRLVPRLKAKHRERLRGALFAVLVVGLVSTGTYFVLEGVYIYAGGIAFVVSSALVLKVAIAVRGMERHAGAIMEALKNGDLAGARNNLSMIVRRDTRNLDEGHILSATIECIGESTVDGICGPIFYFTLFGGAGALAYRTINTLDSMVGYKDEYYSRIGWLSAWLDTAANYVPARITALLMVVSARILGADWKNSLYVMARDHRNTASPNAGFPMASMAGALRIRLEKIDHYSLGDGQEPATLEKCNAAIAIMKLTTVLFCFAFSLPLMFVLYYAGWWGVLFS from the coding sequence ATGTTTGTCCTGGCAGGCGCTTCGCTCTTTGGAGCGCTTGGTCTGGACTGGGCGTTTGGCGACCCGCCAAACAAGTTCCATCCGGTCGCTTGGATTGGCGCGCTGGTTGGGCGTCTTGTGCCGCGGCTCAAGGCAAAACACCGTGAACGGCTACGCGGGGCATTGTTTGCTGTACTGGTAGTTGGGCTCGTCAGTACGGGAACGTATTTTGTTCTGGAAGGCGTCTACATTTATGCAGGGGGCATTGCATTTGTCGTTTCTTCGGCCCTAGTGCTGAAAGTCGCAATTGCCGTGCGCGGAATGGAAAGGCACGCCGGGGCGATAATGGAGGCTCTGAAAAATGGCGATCTCGCCGGCGCGCGGAATAACCTTTCGATGATTGTGCGAAGGGATACTCGCAATCTCGACGAAGGCCACATACTTTCCGCAACAATAGAGTGCATCGGGGAAAGCACCGTGGACGGGATTTGCGGGCCAATCTTTTACTTTACCCTGTTTGGAGGGGCCGGCGCTCTGGCATACAGGACAATCAATACGCTAGATTCGATGGTCGGCTACAAGGACGAGTATTATTCAAGAATCGGCTGGTTGTCTGCGTGGCTTGACACCGCGGCAAATTATGTGCCGGCAAGGATAACTGCGCTGTTGATGGTAGTCTCTGCGAGGATTCTTGGCGCGGACTGGAAGAACTCGCTGTACGTAATGGCAAGGGATCATAGGAACACTGCGAGTCCAAATGCTGGCTTTCCAATGGCATCCATGGCCGGCGCGCTCCGGATAAGGCTTGAAAAGATAGATCACTATTCGCTGGGCGATGGCCAAGAACCCGCGACGCTTGAAAAATGCAATGCAGCCATCGCCATCATGAAGCTGACGACCGTGTTGTTTTGCTTTGCCTTCTCGCTTCCGTTAATGTTCGTGCTTTATTACGCGGGCTGGTGGGGCGTACTCTTCTCCTGA
- a CDS encoding cobyric acid synthase, translated as MVKLARTLMVQGTSSAAGKSTLVTALCRIFADRGLRVAPFKAQNMSSNLFTTSSGRKIALAQAIQAEAAKKEPDSRMNPILLKPLGEYRSSVILDGKFYSEMHAKEYYEKFALQTGLKTALRALESLRRENDLVVIEGAGSPAEVNIARYDIANMLLAHKAGEIPVIIVADIERGGCFASIAGTMQLLGPADRKLVKGFLINKFRGDASLLEPAIKHIEKLTRKRVLGVIPWATINLPDEDSLGSSRSRESEGNTPREFWAWQIQLVAKLVQDNARIDKITEAAGL; from the coding sequence ATGGTTAAGCTGGCTCGTACTTTGATGGTTCAGGGCACCTCTTCTGCCGCAGGCAAGAGCACGCTTGTCACAGCGCTCTGCAGGATATTTGCAGACCGCGGCCTGAGGGTTGCACCGTTCAAGGCGCAAAACATGTCATCGAATTTATTCACCACCTCGTCTGGTCGCAAAATCGCGCTTGCGCAGGCGATACAGGCAGAGGCGGCAAAGAAAGAGCCGGATTCGAGAATGAACCCCATTCTGCTAAAGCCCCTCGGAGAGTATAGGAGCTCGGTCATACTTGACGGCAAGTTCTACTCCGAGATGCATGCCAAGGAATACTATGAAAAGTTTGCACTTCAGACCGGCCTCAAGACAGCCCTGCGGGCGCTTGAGAGCTTGCGCAGGGAAAACGACCTTGTCGTTATAGAGGGCGCCGGCTCGCCTGCAGAAGTCAACATTGCAAGATACGACATTGCCAACATGCTCCTTGCACACAAGGCCGGTGAAATTCCTGTCATAATAGTCGCAGACATTGAGCGGGGCGGCTGCTTTGCCAGCATTGCCGGCACCATGCAGCTTCTGGGACCGGCTGACAGAAAGCTCGTAAAGGGCTTTTTGATTAACAAATTCCGAGGCGACGCATCGCTTCTGGAGCCTGCCATAAAGCATATCGAGAAATTAACAAGAAAGCGGGTTCTTGGCGTGATCCCCTGGGCGACCATCAACCTTCCAGACGAGGACTCGCTTGGCTCAAGCAGGAGTAGAGAATCCGAGGGCAATACTCCGCGCGAATTCTGGGCATGGCAGATACAACTTGTCGCCAAGCTGGTCCAGGACAATGCTCGCATTGACAAGATTACGGAGGCTGCCGGGCTCTGA
- the cobS gene encoding adenosylcobinamide-GDP ribazoletransferase yields the protein MSILKPVQSVVAFLTILPVARAGQAIEGSAHDIYYVARNMHLFPVAGAVIGLLVGAAGFEAALFLHPLIVGLLVTALLVILTGVHHTDALADFADGLMAKGGKDVKRKAMLDPAVGSAGVAALVLYFAGMISVFYSSGSANPSWPAGFRIFTAIVAAEVIAKYVMVVLAGRGLSAWQGFSSPFTAAMKDARKVVAATAITIPIVWFAAGAGGLAAVLVSLAVAAVVKYASDRSFGGISGDVLGASNELARLSSLIVIFSWVPIGI from the coding sequence ATGAGTATTTTAAAGCCGGTCCAGTCAGTCGTTGCTTTTCTGACAATCCTGCCGGTGGCCCGGGCGGGGCAGGCGATCGAAGGCTCTGCGCACGACATCTACTATGTTGCCCGGAACATGCACCTGTTTCCTGTCGCAGGGGCGGTCATCGGCTTACTGGTCGGTGCTGCGGGCTTTGAGGCAGCGCTGTTCTTGCATCCGCTCATAGTCGGCCTTCTCGTGACCGCACTGCTTGTTATCCTGACGGGGGTTCATCACACCGACGCGCTAGCAGACTTTGCCGACGGGCTGATGGCAAAAGGCGGCAAGGATGTCAAAAGAAAGGCAATGCTCGACCCTGCAGTGGGTTCGGCAGGTGTAGCGGCGCTTGTACTGTATTTTGCGGGCATGATCTCCGTGTTCTATTCGAGCGGCAGCGCAAACCCCTCCTGGCCCGCGGGTTTTAGGATTTTTACTGCCATCGTCGCGGCAGAGGTGATAGCGAAGTACGTCATGGTCGTCCTTGCCGGCAGGGGTCTTTCGGCCTGGCAGGGATTTAGCTCTCCTTTTACCGCTGCCATGAAGGACGCGCGCAAGGTCGTGGCTGCGACAGCGATAACAATTCCGATCGTCTGGTTTGCGGCCGGGGCGGGAGGACTTGCGGCGGTCCTCGTCTCTCTTGCGGTCGCCGCTGTGGTCAAGTACGCGTCCGACAGGAGCTTTGGCGGGATTTCCGGTGACGTGCTTGGAGCGTCAAACGAACTGGCCAGGCTTTCTTCGCTCATTGTAATTTTCTCGTGGGTTCCGATTGGGATTTGA
- a CDS encoding 50S ribosomal protein L44e, with the protein MKMQKEMRKFCPKCKTHTVQSVALYKKGKDRTVAEGARRHAEDKKGYGGQKFPELKRTAKTTKKMTLRYTCKTCQRKTMKQGQRIRKLEIGA; encoded by the coding sequence ATGAAAATGCAGAAGGAAATGCGCAAGTTCTGCCCGAAATGCAAGACCCACACTGTGCAGTCTGTCGCCCTGTACAAAAAGGGAAAGGACCGGACTGTGGCAGAAGGTGCGCGCAGGCACGCCGAGGACAAGAAAGGATACGGTGGTCAGAAATTTCCGGAGCTCAAGAGGACTGCCAAGACCACAAAAAAGATGACCTTGAGGTATACTTGCAAGACGTGCCAGAGAAAGACAATGAAGCAGGGCCAAAGAATACGCAAGCTGGAGATTGGTGCCTAG
- a CDS encoding RNase P subunit: MKKKSSRARRIAQERVEILVNHARREQDTELAERQAATARKIAMRVRIRIPYEHRQLFCKKCKRLIVPGRTSRVRIGRTRVKAIRITCLRCGHIYRKLVQARQPSGNLR; this comes from the coding sequence TTGAAGAAGAAAAGCAGCAGGGCGAGGCGCATCGCACAGGAGCGCGTCGAGATACTTGTCAACCATGCCCGCAGGGAGCAGGACACCGAGCTTGCCGAGAGGCAGGCTGCTACGGCTAGGAAAATAGCAATGCGCGTCAGAATCAGGATTCCTTACGAGCATAGGCAGCTCTTTTGCAAAAAATGCAAGAGGCTCATAGTGCCGGGCAGAACTTCAAGGGTGCGTATAGGCCGCACCCGCGTCAAGGCTATCAGGATCACCTGCCTTCGCTGCGGCCACATTTACCGAAAGCTTGTACAAGCGCGCCAGCCTTCAGGAAATCTGCGATAA
- the asd gene encoding aspartate-semialdehyde dehydrogenase yields the protein MLKVAVIGATGAVGQEFIVALNKHKWFQLAQIAASEKSAGKKYIDAIRDPNSGILRWHNREDVPDYARDMVVSKASEINPEKFDLVFTAIESDDAQAIEPKIAKTTPVISTAAAFRYESDVPILIPGINDSHAELLNIQRKNRSWKGFIAPLPNCTTTGMAITLKPILDKFGIKRVFMTSMQALSGAGRSPGVIALDIMDNVIPYIPKEEEKVQRETKKILGGMDSTEITPADFKVSCTCTRVPVIDGHTESVFVETVKTAEPEDVKKEMLRFSKNVSIKNLPAAPKDYIIVHDDPTRPQPRIDREINDGMTTVVGRLRKDTAFDSGIKYVLLSHNEKMGSARGAVLLAEMLKEKGVL from the coding sequence ATGCTCAAGGTTGCAGTTATCGGCGCAACCGGCGCCGTGGGCCAGGAGTTCATTGTGGCCCTGAACAAGCACAAGTGGTTTCAGCTAGCTCAGATAGCCGCCTCGGAAAAGTCTGCAGGCAAAAAATACATCGACGCAATCAGGGATCCCAACTCGGGCATCCTGCGGTGGCACAACCGCGAAGACGTGCCGGATTATGCCCGGGACATGGTCGTCAGCAAGGCAAGCGAGATAAACCCGGAAAAGTTCGACCTTGTCTTCACCGCAATCGAGTCTGACGATGCTCAGGCAATCGAGCCCAAGATTGCCAAGACCACGCCGGTAATTAGCACCGCAGCTGCATTTAGGTATGAAAGCGACGTGCCAATCCTGATACCCGGCATAAACGACAGCCACGCCGAGCTCTTGAACATCCAGCGCAAGAACCGGAGCTGGAAGGGGTTTATCGCCCCGCTTCCAAACTGCACCACCACCGGGATGGCAATAACACTCAAGCCTATACTTGACAAGTTTGGAATCAAGAGGGTGTTCATGACATCCATGCAGGCGCTGTCCGGTGCAGGCCGGTCCCCCGGCGTGATCGCTCTTGACATAATGGACAACGTTATTCCGTACATTCCTAAAGAGGAAGAGAAGGTGCAAAGGGAGACAAAGAAGATCCTTGGCGGAATGGACTCTACGGAAATAACTCCGGCGGACTTTAAGGTCAGCTGCACCTGCACCCGGGTGCCGGTAATCGACGGCCACACCGAGTCCGTGTTTGTCGAGACAGTCAAGACAGCCGAACCGGAGGACGTAAAGAAGGAAATGCTGAGGTTCTCAAAGAACGTCTCTATAAAGAACCTGCCGGCTGCCCCGAAAGACTATATCATTGTGCACGATGACCCGACAAGGCCCCAGCCGAGGATAGACCGCGAGATTAACGACGGCATGACTACTGTGGTAGGCAGGCTGAGAAAGGACACCGCTTTTGACAGCGGCATCAAGTACGTCCTGCTCTCGCACAACGAGAAGATGGGATCTGCAAGGGGCGCCGTGCTTTTGGCAGAAATGCTCAAGGAAAAGGGCGTTCTCTAA
- a CDS encoding 30S ribosomal protein S27e, with the protein MRREIISIPKPRSNFVNVQCEKCGEQAIIFTHTTQDIPCKKCGEPLAQRSGSKALIFGKVLGSLD; encoded by the coding sequence TTGAGGCGGGAGATTATCTCAATACCAAAGCCTCGCAGCAACTTTGTAAACGTCCAGTGTGAAAAGTGCGGAGAACAGGCGATCATATTCACCCACACCACGCAGGACATTCCGTGCAAAAAGTGCGGCGAACCACTTGCACAGCGATCTGGCTCAAAGGCTCTCATTTTCGGCAAGGTTCTCGGGTCTCTCGACTAG
- a CDS encoding histidinol-phosphate transaminase encodes MREEMLAVQKRHEDAQCVHGGAYSVDRDLVRLDFSSSVSPLGAPPAAIEAIRKRAGELASEYPDPQCKQLRASLCKYLGGVNEDQLCIGNGAIELIHWFAQTFVRGKVLVPAPTFCEYELASRRTGAVVVPVPLERTSDGSFELDPEAILSAARGASALFLCNPNNPTGQTLPPKDIERILSELPGTMVLLDECFIELSSRPQVSFSGRTGEFANLVVLRSMTKSFALAGLRLGYSISNVKTAERLDAKRIHWNVNGLAQAAGVAALQSARKYLASARALISRERSYMRKIFESGGLGSYHPMPSEANFFLVGLSPVHSSGSKFRDRLLKKTGVLVRDCSTFAGMGDGYIRVAVKSHEQNVELLKSLRKMEHGADG; translated from the coding sequence GTGCGCGAGGAGATGCTTGCGGTCCAAAAGCGGCACGAAGATGCCCAGTGCGTGCACGGCGGGGCATACTCTGTCGACAGGGACCTTGTCAGGCTGGATTTCAGCTCGAGCGTCAGCCCACTGGGTGCACCTCCGGCAGCCATTGAGGCAATCCGCAAAAGGGCCGGCGAACTTGCGTCAGAGTACCCTGACCCGCAGTGCAAGCAGCTACGTGCAAGCCTCTGCAAATACCTTGGCGGCGTAAATGAAGACCAGCTGTGTATCGGCAACGGCGCGATAGAACTTATCCACTGGTTCGCCCAGACATTCGTACGGGGGAAGGTGCTGGTTCCCGCGCCCACTTTTTGCGAGTACGAACTGGCATCAAGGAGGACAGGAGCCGTAGTTGTACCAGTGCCCTTGGAGCGGACTTCCGATGGCTCATTTGAGCTTGACCCAGAGGCCATACTTTCAGCAGCCAGGGGAGCAAGTGCACTGTTTCTGTGTAACCCGAACAACCCTACAGGCCAGACCTTACCCCCAAAGGATATCGAGCGAATCCTTTCTGAACTGCCGGGTACGATGGTCCTGCTCGACGAATGCTTTATCGAACTATCCAGCAGGCCACAGGTCAGTTTTTCTGGCAGGACTGGAGAGTTTGCAAACCTAGTCGTCCTCAGGTCCATGACAAAGTCTTTCGCCCTCGCCGGACTCCGGCTTGGGTACAGCATATCAAATGTGAAAACCGCGGAGAGGCTTGATGCAAAGCGGATTCACTGGAATGTAAACGGGCTCGCGCAGGCTGCCGGAGTAGCCGCGCTTCAGTCCGCCAGAAAATACCTTGCGAGTGCACGCGCATTAATATCAAGGGAAAGAAGTTACATGAGAAAAATCTTCGAATCTGGCGGCTTGGGGAGCTATCATCCCATGCCGTCTGAGGCAAATTTCTTCCTCGTTGGTCTGTCGCCGGTGCATTCTAGTGGATCAAAATTCAGGGACAGACTGCTCAAGAAGACAGGAGTCCTGGTAAGGGATTGCAGCACCTTTGCTGGCATGGGAGACGGCTACATCAGGGTTGCTGTCAAGAGCCATGAGCAAAACGTCGAACTGCTAAAGTCCCTGCGCAAGATGGAGCACGGCGCCGATGGTTAA
- a CDS encoding ribosome biogenesis protein, with amino-acid sequence MHGTTISLVLAESALEVVPASITRHPSVRSHAERLGVRPAETLLDRSYHHAAMKGLEGAEKRGRPDIVHFALMEALSTPLYLSGMLNVYVHTATDKVVSIGPDLRLPKSYFRFEGLMMDLFRHKVVEADGNVLLKLHDMPLVSLINSIGAVQVLGLSTAGTRTTAEDVAGRLAAGEEEDSAGKSGCAVVVGGFPRGHFSEKTSSKFNFTFSISDYGLEAHVVIARVIYECEKALEVDEAE; translated from the coding sequence ATCCACGGCACGACTATTTCACTTGTACTGGCCGAGTCAGCGCTGGAAGTAGTCCCGGCCAGCATTACTCGCCACCCGTCTGTAAGGAGCCATGCCGAGCGCCTCGGCGTGCGTCCTGCCGAAACGCTGCTTGACCGGAGCTACCACCATGCTGCAATGAAAGGCCTGGAAGGGGCGGAAAAACGCGGCCGTCCGGACATCGTCCACTTTGCACTCATGGAGGCCCTGTCAACGCCCCTGTACCTTTCGGGCATGTTGAACGTCTATGTGCACACGGCAACTGACAAGGTCGTCAGCATCGGCCCTGACCTGAGGCTTCCGAAATCCTACTTTCGCTTTGAGGGCCTCATGATGGACCTTTTCCGTCACAAGGTTGTCGAGGCAGACGGTAATGTGCTTTTGAAATTACACGACATGCCGCTTGTGAGCCTCATTAATTCAATCGGCGCGGTGCAGGTTCTCGGCCTTTCAACTGCCGGCACCAGGACCACCGCGGAGGACGTGGCGGGACGCCTCGCTGCAGGGGAGGAAGAGGACAGCGCAGGAAAATCGGGCTGCGCAGTAGTAGTCGGCGGCTTTCCACGTGGCCACTTTTCAGAGAAGACTAGCTCCAAGTTTAATTTTACATTCTCGATAAGCGATTACGGCCTTGAGGCTCACGTCGTCATTGCAAGGGTAATCTACGAATGCGAGAAGGCGCTTGAAGTTGACGAAGCAGAGTAA
- a CDS encoding heme o synthase, which translates to MPRHELSSGNRVKNYYELTKPKIWYLLVFTAFGSALTASFLFHAPISPVTWALLIGGVAAGSAAADTLTGYNDRDIDAIMDRTRDRPIPSGRISPQNALAFGLVLAGISLVFAWFINIWAFALMAFGLFDNIIVYSKWLKRRSQTNIILGGFSGGAPAMIGYVAVTTQHPEIGLVMAGLVFLWIPTHIWSLALHVKKDYTKAGVPMLPVVSSEKSSVRVIAGTTLMMVVFSILPFFFNQFGLIYLLTAGVFGAVMIALSVWLLVRPSERASWTVFKFSSPYLTALFIAFMVDAFFK; encoded by the coding sequence ATACCTAGGCACGAGCTCAGTTCGGGTAACAGGGTCAAGAACTACTACGAGCTCACAAAGCCCAAGATCTGGTATCTATTGGTCTTTACTGCCTTTGGCTCCGCCCTGACCGCATCATTTCTCTTTCATGCCCCTATCAGCCCGGTCACCTGGGCTCTGCTTATCGGTGGAGTAGCCGCCGGTTCGGCTGCCGCTGATACGCTTACCGGTTACAACGACCGGGACATTGACGCTATTATGGACCGGACGCGGGACAGGCCGATACCGTCCGGGAGAATATCTCCCCAAAACGCTCTGGCGTTTGGCCTGGTCCTGGCCGGAATCTCGCTGGTGTTCGCGTGGTTTATCAACATCTGGGCCTTTGCGCTGATGGCCTTTGGGCTGTTTGACAACATCATCGTATACAGCAAGTGGCTCAAGCGCAGGAGCCAGACAAACATCATTCTAGGCGGCTTTTCAGGGGGCGCACCGGCAATGATAGGCTACGTGGCCGTCACGACACAGCATCCGGAAATCGGGCTAGTCATGGCAGGACTGGTCTTTCTCTGGATCCCAACGCACATCTGGAGCCTTGCCCTTCACGTAAAGAAGGATTACACTAAGGCCGGCGTTCCGATGCTCCCAGTAGTCTCATCCGAAAAAAGCTCCGTCAGGGTGATTGCGGGCACTACGCTAATGATGGTCGTCTTTAGCATTCTGCCCTTCTTCTTCAACCAGTTCGGCCTCATCTACCTGCTCACCGCGGGGGTGTTTGGAGCTGTAATGATAGCCCTCTCCGTCTGGCTGCTAGTCCGTCCAAGCGAACGCGCATCATGGACCGTCTTTAAATTTTCAAGCCCGTATCTCACGGCGCTGTTTATCGCCTTCATGGTTGACGCGTTTTTCAAATAG
- a CDS encoding NTP transferase domain-containing protein has protein sequence MIGAVMCGGLGTRVRSADLASCEKPLLELEGIAMVDRVLAAMKSSGRFERLVAIVSPNTPATRRHVESIGQEYFETAGKGYSRDLAEFLRTCRDQLVMVVPADICLLDGKLVDSLVSRLSEKKSPATSAVCSLDYVQKLGLTPSVILKRFEDGEENTCCHSGITLFDTSLIPAEVGKMIGETYVLIDEVGVAVNVNTIAELDLAGRLLVERPENLAENESL, from the coding sequence TTGATAGGCGCAGTGATGTGTGGCGGCCTTGGCACCAGAGTGAGGTCTGCAGATCTTGCATCCTGCGAAAAGCCGCTGCTAGAGCTTGAGGGCATCGCGATGGTCGACAGGGTTCTTGCGGCGATGAAGAGCTCAGGCAGGTTTGAGCGGCTGGTTGCAATAGTCTCTCCAAATACCCCCGCGACAAGACGGCACGTAGAGAGCATAGGACAAGAATACTTTGAAACTGCTGGCAAAGGATACTCGAGAGATCTCGCAGAGTTCCTGAGAACGTGCAGGGACCAGCTTGTTATGGTTGTCCCTGCTGACATTTGCCTTCTGGACGGCAAACTTGTAGACTCTCTAGTCAGCAGGCTCTCCGAAAAAAAGTCTCCTGCAACCTCGGCGGTTTGCAGCCTGGATTATGTGCAAAAGCTTGGGCTGACCCCAAGCGTTATTTTGAAGAGATTTGAAGATGGGGAGGAGAATACTTGCTGCCACTCTGGAATAACGCTCTTTGATACGTCGCTCATTCCGGCCGAAGTAGGCAAAATGATAGGTGAGACCTACGTTCTAATTGACGAGGTCGGAGTGGCGGTGAACGTGAATACAATAGCTGAACTGGATTTGGCCGGAAGGCTCCTAGTCGAGAGACCCGAGAACCTTGCCGAAAATGAGAGCCTTTGA
- a CDS encoding Lrp/AsnC family transcriptional regulator — protein sequence MGKIDDLDIRILGELARDASISVPKLSKKINVNSSVVYSRIKRLVKRGLIKKFTIIINDEALGFNVKALTGINMDSKLRDNVLSELFKIPEVREVAEVTGRFDVLVTMNARSLEEMHQLISEKIGRIEGVQKTETFIEMRKTARELAYPASISK from the coding sequence TTGGGAAAAATTGATGATTTGGACATCAGAATTCTGGGCGAACTTGCAAGGGACGCCAGTATTTCAGTTCCCAAGCTCTCAAAAAAGATAAACGTCAACTCTTCAGTCGTCTACAGCAGGATAAAGCGCCTTGTAAAGAGGGGGCTTATCAAAAAGTTTACGATCATCATAAACGACGAAGCGCTTGGCTTTAACGTCAAGGCCCTGACGGGCATAAACATGGACTCAAAGCTCCGCGACAACGTGCTGAGCGAGCTGTTCAAGATTCCGGAGGTAAGGGAGGTTGCAGAAGTTACCGGCCGGTTCGACGTTCTGGTCACAATGAACGCCAGGTCTCTCGAGGAGATGCATCAGCTAATATCAGAAAAGATAGGGCGCATAGAGGGAGTGCAGAAAACCGAGACCTTTATCGAAATGAGAAAGACTGCGCGCGAGCTGGCATATCCTGCCTCGATTTCAAAGTGA